In the genome of Streptomyces sp. NBC_00190, one region contains:
- a CDS encoding 3-hydroxyacyl-CoA dehydrogenase, with amino-acid sequence MTAIERSRTVAVVGAGTMGQGIAQVALLAGHRVLIYDIDAALAADGVGMVQDRVERMAAKGRLDRAEAEDAIGRIGSAEVLADLAGAALVIEAVVENVSVKQTLFAALEDVVSPDALLATNTSSLSVTELAAGLAHPGRFLGLHFFNPAPLLPLVEVVSGFATDPAAAERAYATVLGWGKTPVRCADTPGFIVNRIARPFYAEAFSVYEEQGADPATIDAVLRESGGFKMGPFQLTDLIGQDVNEAVTRSVWESFFRSPKFTPSLAQRRLVQSGRLGRKSGHGWFPYGPDAAVPPPHTAAPEDAPDKVTIVGDLGPAAELADLLEEAGIAVDATGQGGPYIQLPGEGQLVLADGKTSVEFADVVYFDLALDYRGATRIALSASEDTSERTLAEAVGLFQKLGKKVSVIGDVPGMIVARTVAMLIDLTADAVARSAATAEDIDTAMKLGVNYPLGPAEWHDRLGRDWAYDLLHHLDERCPGGRYAPSLALFKLGYAAGEEDGTDEAGETE; translated from the coding sequence ATGACAGCAATCGAGCGGTCCCGCACTGTGGCGGTCGTCGGCGCGGGCACCATGGGCCAGGGAATCGCCCAGGTCGCCCTTCTCGCAGGTCACCGCGTGCTGATCTACGACATCGACGCCGCCCTCGCCGCCGACGGCGTCGGCATGGTGCAGGACCGCGTCGAGCGGATGGCCGCCAAGGGCCGCCTGGATCGCGCCGAGGCCGAGGACGCGATCGGCCGGATCGGTTCGGCGGAAGTCCTCGCCGACCTCGCCGGGGCCGCGCTCGTCATCGAGGCGGTGGTCGAGAACGTCTCCGTCAAGCAGACGCTCTTCGCCGCACTCGAAGACGTGGTTTCGCCGGACGCGCTGCTGGCCACCAACACCTCCTCCCTCTCCGTCACCGAGCTCGCCGCCGGTCTCGCGCACCCCGGCCGCTTCCTCGGCCTGCACTTCTTCAACCCGGCCCCGCTGCTCCCGCTCGTCGAGGTGGTCAGCGGTTTCGCGACCGACCCGGCCGCCGCCGAGCGCGCGTACGCCACGGTCCTCGGCTGGGGGAAGACCCCGGTGCGCTGCGCCGACACCCCCGGCTTCATCGTCAACCGGATCGCCCGCCCCTTCTACGCCGAGGCCTTCTCGGTGTACGAGGAGCAGGGCGCCGACCCGGCCACCATCGACGCCGTGCTCCGCGAGAGCGGCGGCTTCAAGATGGGCCCGTTCCAGCTGACCGACCTGATCGGCCAGGACGTCAACGAGGCCGTGACCCGGTCCGTGTGGGAGTCCTTCTTCCGCAGCCCCAAGTTCACCCCCTCCCTCGCGCAGCGCCGGCTGGTCCAGTCGGGCCGCCTCGGCCGCAAGTCGGGGCACGGCTGGTTCCCGTACGGCCCGGACGCCGCCGTGCCGCCGCCGCACACCGCCGCGCCCGAGGACGCCCCGGACAAGGTCACGATCGTCGGCGACCTCGGGCCCGCGGCGGAGCTGGCCGACCTCCTGGAGGAGGCCGGGATCGCGGTCGACGCCACCGGGCAGGGGGGCCCGTACATCCAGCTGCCCGGCGAGGGCCAGCTGGTCCTCGCGGACGGCAAGACCTCCGTGGAGTTCGCGGACGTCGTCTACTTCGACCTCGCCCTCGACTACCGGGGCGCCACCCGCATCGCGCTCTCCGCCAGCGAGGACACGAGCGAGCGGACCCTCGCCGAGGCCGTCGGCCTGTTCCAGAAGCTCGGCAAGAAGGTCTCCGTCATCGGCGACGTGCCCGGCATGATCGTCGCCAGGACCGTGGCGATGCTGATCGACCTCACGGCCGACGCGGTCGCACGCAGCGCCGCCACCGCCGAGGACATCGACACGGCGATGAAGCTCGGCGTCAACTACCCGCTCGGACCGGCCGAATGGCACGACCGGCTCGGCCGGGACTGGGCCTACGACCTGCTGCACCACCTCGACGAGCGCTGTCCCGGCGGACGGTACGCGCCCTCGCTGGCGCTGTTCAAGCTGGGCTACGCCGCCGGTGAAGAGGACGGGACGGACGAGGCGGGGGAGACCGAGTGA
- a CDS encoding TetR/AcrR family transcriptional regulator — translation MTTAKRDTYTPETLLSVAVQVFNERGYDGTSMEHLSKAAGISKSSIYHHVTGKEELLRRAVSRALDGLFAVLEEPGAIRGRAVDRVEYVTRRTVEVLVGELPYVTLLLRVRGNTRTERWALERRREFDHQVADLLKAAAAEGDLRADVDIRLATRLLFGMVNSLVEWYRPHPGTGPDQLADAVVTMALDGLRTAR, via the coding sequence GTGACCACGGCGAAGCGGGACACGTACACCCCCGAGACCCTGCTGTCCGTCGCCGTCCAGGTCTTCAACGAACGCGGCTACGACGGCACCTCGATGGAGCACCTCTCCAAGGCCGCGGGCATCTCGAAGTCCTCGATCTACCACCACGTCACGGGCAAGGAGGAGCTGCTCCGGCGCGCCGTGAGCCGCGCCCTCGACGGGCTCTTCGCCGTCCTGGAGGAGCCGGGCGCGATACGCGGCCGGGCGGTGGACCGCGTGGAGTACGTGACGCGCCGCACGGTGGAGGTGCTCGTCGGCGAACTGCCGTACGTGACCCTGCTGCTGCGGGTCCGCGGCAACACGCGGACCGAGCGCTGGGCGCTGGAACGCCGCCGCGAGTTCGACCACCAGGTCGCCGACCTCCTCAAGGCCGCCGCCGCCGAGGGCGACCTCCGCGCGGACGTGGACATCCGCCTCGCCACCCGCCTGCTCTTCGGCATGGTGAACTCCCTGGTCGAGTGGTACCGCCCGCACCCGGGCACGGGCCCCGACCAACTCGCGGACGCGGTGGTCACCATGGCCCTGGACGGCCTGCGGACCGCTCGCTGA
- a CDS encoding Lrp/AsnC family transcriptional regulator — protein sequence MPDEQMAGAGSAPVPPGGTSGVPSVPPRPLDPIDRSIMRLLQADGRASIRSVAEQVHVSRANAYARINRLIDDRVIRGFTARVDHERAGQGASAYITLKIVQNSWRTVREQLRELPGAAHIALVSGDFDVLLLVHTPDNRTLRELVLTRLQAIPEVLSTRTLLVFEETDLLDTGPGPAGPTALTEE from the coding sequence ATGCCGGATGAACAAATGGCCGGAGCGGGTTCCGCACCGGTCCCGCCGGGGGGTACCTCTGGAGTCCCATCCGTGCCACCCCGTCCCCTGGACCCGATCGACAGATCCATCATGCGACTGCTCCAGGCGGACGGCCGCGCGTCGATACGCTCGGTGGCGGAACAGGTGCACGTCTCGCGCGCGAACGCCTACGCCCGCATCAACCGGCTCATCGACGACAGGGTGATCCGCGGGTTCACGGCCCGCGTCGACCACGAACGCGCCGGTCAGGGCGCCTCCGCGTACATCACGCTGAAGATCGTCCAGAATTCCTGGCGCACGGTCCGCGAACAGCTGCGCGAGCTCCCGGGCGCCGCGCACATCGCATTGGTCAGCGGCGACTTCGACGTACTGCTGCTGGTCCACACCCCGGACAACCGCACCCTGCGCGAACTGGTCCTGACCCGGCTCCAGGCCATCCCGGAGGTCCTCTCCACGCGCACCCTGCTGGTCTTCGAGGAAACGGATCTGCTGGACACGGGCCCGGGTCCGGCGGGGCCCACGGCGCTCACCGAGGAGTAG